Part of the Balneolaceae bacterium genome is shown below.
ATTATAAATTTTTTGTAAGGGCTGTAACAGATTCGGCTCATACTATAAAGAACCCGTTTACCAGTTATCAAAATAAGTGTCATTGAAGATCCAACTGGCACAAGTGACGCTTCGCTGAACACTTGCGCCAGTTGGGGCTTAACGCTTGCACCAGTCGGGGATTCTGTAATCTAAAATTCCAGGTACGTTATTTAATCAAAACCATCTTGCGGATCTGAACAAAATCATGGGTTTTCAGGCGATACATATAAACGCCGCTGGCAAGATTTCTTCCGTCAAATTCAACATCGTGATATCCGGGCTCCTTGTTTCCACTCTGTATAGTTGCGATACGGGTGCCGGAAAGATCAAAGACATCAAGAGTCACAACAGATTCCCTGGCCAGGTAATAACGAATTGTAGTAACGGGGTTAAAAGGATTGGGATAGTTTTGGTCCAGGTCGGTATCTTTGTTGATTTCATCCAATATATCTGACTCAGAATTCTTTAAAAGTGTGATAAAAAACTGCTCATCAGCCCTTTTTTCGAGTGTTTTCGTTCTCGCCAAAACACTCCATTTTAAAGCATATTCACTTTCAAAAGTGATGTCAGCCTGCTGCAGAATGTTCGTCAATTCCCGGTAAGTCATTGTATGTTCTATCTCTCTGCCAACATCTATCTCAGCCAATGGATCAGAAAAATCATTAACCGGTTTGTCCAGCAGTAAAGTAAAATCAATATCGAGGTCCGTTTCACGAATATTCCATTCAAAATTCAACGTGCTGTCGGGATCGCTGTCAATTTGAATGGCCGTCTCATCAAAGGGCTTTTTAAGATGAAAGTTGCTTAGATAATCATTCGTCAATTCAGCTTGCCCGGATGCCACGTTTGAGTATGCCGATAACCCGTTCGCATCTTTGGCCTGAACCCGGTAGTGATACAGTTTTTCACCAATAGTGGTATCGGAGTATGAAGAATCGCTGTCCTGAACGGTATCGATTCTTTGAAAAGTTTGACCATCATCTGAAGATCGCTCAATAATAAATTCAGTTTCTTTAACGGAGGAGTGGTTCCAGCTTACATCCAATTGATTTTCCACTGTACTGGATACGGTTACCCTCGCAGGTGCATCCGGGGGAACTCCATACGTCAAACGTTCATTTAGCTGTGCCCTGTAGAGTGATTGCGGAATGGGGTCGGTATTCGTTCCTTCAATATATCCGGCGGGATGGTCGTAGACTCCATCACCGTTCACCTTTCCCTTATTCCCGATTCCATAATTTTGGGCTGTAGGCGGTTTTTGAATGAAAATATACTGTCCGCCCGCATCTACATTCCAGGCTACGGAGTGTACGGCTCCCCATCCGTGCGAGGACCCAAAATCGCCGCGGTTGTACAGGCCAAGCACAAAATAGGTCTGCGGATTTTCGAAGATAACATTGTCGTAAAGAAGGCCCTGGCTCCATCTCTGGTGTCCTTCTGAAGAATTCAAGGCACCATTGGAGTGAGCGTTCAAAAATACAATGCCGGATGCCACACTTGCACCGTTCGAAACAAAAGACAGGCGGCCATTGCTGGAGTTTATATTCTCAAAAAGAATATTATTTGAAAATTCCAGAGTGTTAAAATTGTATCTCCTTCCACTGTTTTGAGACGAATGCGGTTCGAGTGCCCCGGAGTTTGCAATGGTTATATTGTTTGAATTTGTAGTACCAAAACCTGTGTACCTAAAATGAAGAACATTCACATAACGGGCCCAGCCGTTTTCAACGCCATTAAATAACACTCCATTTTCAGCATGATTTTCTGAAGTTTGTCCGGAGGTTTGAATTTCAATCCTCAGGTACTCAATCCCGGATTCTTCAACAAGATTTTCGCAACCCAGCGGATAGACCCAGGTTTTGGAAAGGGAACGGTCAAGATGGTTGAAAACAGGGGCATCAATAGAAATAGTGCTGTCTTGAATTCCCGTTATTGTTCGGTTGTAGTAGATTTCAATATAACCCTCTTCCCAGGGTGGA
Proteins encoded:
- a CDS encoding T9SS type A sorting domain-containing protein is translated as MIEYSKIFGHFLTSLFLVTFLIIPVYAQHDSSVLKSNGDRLTYYTDHEGNRIPDFSHAGYRNGEAELPYYPVKISVEPQPGDDTNRIKGAISSVEGLPPDKNGVRGAVLLKPGVYQISDQLRIEASGVVLRGSGSGPDPENATILEVSKSFRGTVIQIGSGKYDWFKHYRDPETFITTEFVPVGSRNFSVADISIFEVGDNIILRHRSLQKWLDSINGGDTATDPPWEEGYIEIYYNRTITGIQDSTISIDAPVFNHLDRSLSKTWVYPLGCENLVEESGIEYLRIEIQTSGQTSENHAENGVLFNGVENGWARYVNVLHFRYTGFGTTNSNNITIANSGALEPHSSQNSGRRYNFNTLEFSNNILFENINSSNGRLSFVSNGASVASGIVFLNAHSNGALNSSEGHQRWSQGLLYDNVIFENPQTYFVLGLYNRGDFGSSHGWGAVHSVAWNVDAGGQYIFIQKPPTAQNYGIGNKGKVNGDGVYDHPAGYIEGTNTDPIPQSLYRAQLNERLTYGVPPDAPARVTVSSTVENQLDVSWNHSSVKETEFIIERSSDDGQTFQRIDTVQDSDSSYSDTTIGEKLYHYRVQAKDANGLSAYSNVASGQAELTNDYLSNFHLKKPFDETAIQIDSDPDSTLNFEWNIRETDLDIDFTLLLDKPVNDFSDPLAEIDVGREIEHTMTYRELTNILQQADITFESEYALKWSVLARTKTLEKRADEQFFITLLKNSESDILDEINKDTDLDQNYPNPFNPVTTIRYYLARESVVTLDVFDLSGTRIATIQSGNKEPGYHDVEFDGRNLASGVYMYRLKTHDFVQIRKMVLIK